From a single Fusobacterium ulcerans ATCC 49185 genomic region:
- a CDS encoding HU family DNA-binding protein gives MREADFIKLYKKRSGDKDKKISKEKVDRFWRMLFKALEEGDKVKFKDWGLFEIKEMRSRKIIVPVSTEVIYTKPKKTIKFRAGKGLIDLINNESGGDDE, from the coding sequence ATGAGAGAGGCAGATTTTATAAAATTATACAAAAAAAGAAGTGGAGATAAAGATAAAAAAATATCTAAGGAGAAAGTTGACAGGTTTTGGAGAATGCTTTTTAAAGCATTAGAAGAAGGAGATAAAGTAAAATTTAAAGATTGGGGACTATTTGAAATTAAAGAAATGAGATCAAGAAAAATAATAGTTCCAGTTTCTACTGAGGTAATATATACAAAACCTAAGAAAACTATAAAATTCAGAGCTGGAAAAGGATTAATAGATTTGATAAACAACGAGAGTGGTGGTGATGATGAATAA
- a CDS encoding dicarboxylate/amino acid:cation symporter, with protein MKKLGLLPKLIIGLIAGIIIGKIGFVPLLRIMMTFNGLFGNFLQFVIPLIILGFVAPGIGDLGKKAGKLLAVTTVLAYGSTIVSGSLAFFTNSILLKKILPSGAALAEGSHPEAGLLSGYLTVDMPPIMGVMTALLMAFIIGIGIAVVEGTTLKNLMNEVQTIVEKIITNIIIPFLPLYIAGIFANMTYAGEIVKIMSVFAKVFGIIIILHFVILLVQYTIAGTLAGANPLLLIRKMLPAYFTAIGTQSSAATIPVTLNQTKENGVNEGIADFTIPLCATIHLSGSTITLVSCSMAVMMLNGMPITFSGMFGFILMLGVTMVAAPGVPGGAVMAALGLLESMLGFGPELTSLMIALYLTQDSFGTACNVTGDGAISIMVNKIAGFKLIKREKKETVEA; from the coding sequence ATGAAAAAATTAGGATTATTACCAAAGCTTATAATAGGTTTGATAGCAGGTATTATAATCGGAAAAATTGGATTTGTACCATTACTAAGAATAATGATGACGTTTAATGGATTATTTGGAAACTTTTTACAGTTTGTAATTCCATTGATAATCTTAGGATTCGTAGCACCTGGTATTGGAGATTTAGGTAAAAAAGCTGGAAAACTATTAGCAGTTACTACAGTTCTTGCATATGGTTCAACAATTGTGTCTGGATCATTAGCATTCTTTACAAACTCTATTTTACTTAAAAAGATACTTCCAAGTGGAGCTGCTTTAGCAGAAGGAAGCCATCCAGAAGCAGGACTTTTAAGTGGTTATTTAACAGTTGATATGCCTCCAATCATGGGAGTTATGACAGCATTGTTAATGGCATTCATCATAGGTATTGGAATTGCAGTAGTTGAAGGAACAACTCTTAAAAACCTTATGAATGAAGTACAGACAATAGTTGAAAAAATAATAACAAATATTATTATTCCATTCTTGCCTCTATACATAGCAGGTATCTTTGCAAATATGACTTATGCTGGAGAAATAGTGAAAATCATGTCAGTATTTGCAAAAGTATTTGGAATAATTATAATTCTTCACTTTGTTATCCTATTGGTTCAATATACAATAGCTGGAACTTTAGCAGGAGCTAATCCATTATTATTAATAAGAAAAATGCTTCCTGCATATTTCACAGCAATTGGAACTCAGTCATCAGCAGCAACTATCCCAGTTACTCTTAACCAAACTAAAGAAAATGGAGTAAATGAAGGAATTGCAGACTTTACAATCCCATTATGCGCTACTATCCATCTATCAGGAAGTACAATAACACTTGTAAGCTGTTCAATGGCAGTAATGATGTTAAACGGAATGCCTATCACATTCTCAGGAATGTTTGGATTTATTCTTATGCTGGGAGTAACAATGGTAGCAGCACCAGGAGTACCAGGTGGAGCAGTAATGGCAGCACTTGGATTATTAGAAAGTATGCTGGGATTTGGTCCAGAACTTACATCTTTAATGATTGCTCTATATTTAACTCAAGACAGTTTTGGAACTGCTTGTAATGTAACTGGAGATGGGGCTATATCTATAATGGTTAATAAAATTGCTGGATTCAAATTAATAAAAAGAGAGAAAAAAGAAACTGTAGAAGCATAA
- a CDS encoding HU family DNA-binding protein codes for MTEKEFLSLYQKKRGLKSLNEAKEKVNMFWDTLFEALEENESVSFRGWGVFEKKVVPARRIMNINTKKIQYSTPRKTVRFRTGSNLSLRINEEKKAN; via the coding sequence ATGACAGAAAAAGAATTTTTAAGTTTATATCAAAAGAAAAGAGGATTAAAAAGTTTAAATGAGGCTAAAGAGAAAGTAAATATGTTCTGGGATACATTATTTGAAGCATTGGAAGAAAATGAATCAGTAAGTTTCAGAGGGTGGGGAGTATTTGAAAAAAAAGTAGTTCCTGCTAGGAGAATAATGAATATAAATACTAAGAAAATACAGTATTCAACACCTAGAAAAACAGTTAGATTCAGAACTGGAAGTAATCTTTCTTTGAGGATTAATGAAGAAAAAAAAGCGAACTAA
- a CDS encoding HU family DNA-binding protein, with protein sequence MNKIQLAEFYRKESNGEISKAKALKEINDFIETLNEALVMDGKVKFHEKATFEILVRKPRVISNPATRELIEIYPKKTVKFRLSKMVEKD encoded by the coding sequence ATGAATAAAATTCAATTAGCTGAATTCTATAGAAAAGAAAGTAATGGAGAAATAAGTAAAGCAAAAGCTTTGAAAGAAATTAATGACTTTATAGAAACATTAAATGAAGCTTTGGTAATGGATGGAAAAGTAAAATTTCATGAGAAGGCAACATTTGAAATATTAGTAAGAAAACCAAGAGTAATTTCTAATCCTGCTACAAGAGAGCTTATAGAAATATATCCTAAAAAGACAGTGAAGTTCAGACTTTCTAAAATGGTAGAAAAGGATTAA
- a CDS encoding thiamine pyrophosphate-dependent enzyme yields the protein MAYNFKKEMEKPERLTGGHRMCAGCGAPVAVRGVLRALKEEDEAVICSATSCLEVSTFLYPYTAWKDSFIHSAFENAAATISGAQTAYKVLKKKGKIDESYKFIAFGGDGGTYDIGFQSLSGAMERGHDMVYVCYDNEAYMNTGIQRSSATPIGADTTTTPIGKESAGKPQGRKDLTDVISAHNVAYVAQTTFIGNFKDLHEKAEKAIYTEGAAFLNILAPCPRGWRYEGEDLMEMCKLAVETCYWPLFEVIDGEWKLSYRPKVKLPVEEFLKKQGRFKHLFKPQNRHIIDRIQKDVDLKWERLLKRCGEEI from the coding sequence ATGGCATATAATTTCAAAAAAGAAATGGAAAAACCTGAAAGACTTACTGGAGGACACAGAATGTGTGCAGGGTGTGGAGCACCAGTAGCAGTAAGAGGAGTATTAAGAGCATTAAAAGAGGAAGATGAGGCAGTAATATGCAGTGCAACAAGCTGTCTTGAAGTATCAACTTTCCTTTATCCATATACAGCATGGAAAGATTCATTTATTCACTCAGCATTTGAAAATGCAGCAGCAACAATAAGTGGAGCCCAGACAGCATACAAAGTATTAAAGAAAAAAGGAAAAATAGATGAATCATATAAATTCATAGCTTTTGGAGGAGATGGAGGAACTTATGATATAGGATTCCAATCACTTTCAGGAGCAATGGAAAGAGGACATGATATGGTTTATGTATGTTATGACAATGAAGCATATATGAATACAGGTATCCAAAGATCATCAGCAACACCTATAGGAGCAGATACAACTACAACTCCAATAGGAAAAGAAAGCGCAGGAAAACCACAGGGAAGAAAAGATCTTACAGATGTAATATCAGCCCACAATGTGGCATATGTTGCTCAAACAACATTTATAGGAAACTTCAAAGACCTTCATGAGAAAGCAGAAAAAGCAATCTATACAGAGGGAGCAGCATTCCTAAACATATTAGCACCATGCCCAAGAGGATGGAGATATGAAGGTGAAGACCTGATGGAAATGTGTAAACTGGCAGTAGAAACTTGCTACTGGCCACTATTTGAAGTAATAGATGGAGAATGGAAATTAAGCTACAGACCAAAAGTAAAACTGCCTGTAGAAGAATTCTTGAAAAAACAAGGAAGATTCAAGCATCTATTTAAACCACAAAACAGACATATCATAGATAGAATCCAAAAAGATGTGGATTTGAAATGGGAAAGACTTCTTAAGAGATGTGGAGAAGAAATTTAA
- a CDS encoding AbgT family transporter — MSETNLNKKGLLGKIAVIANKLPHPVTIFIIFSITIAILSVILSKMGVSVEIETINRSTKAIELQRFAVKNLLNSEGIRWIFESAVKNFISFEPLGVVLFFSLFFNFLNEVGLFPSFLKKAMKKINGKYVSFFIAFLGVNSSFAGDIGYVLVVPIAGILYKQLKRNPIAGVLLGFSATSAGFAACLVSIDALLGGLSTAAISIVDSSYVVTPLANSIFMFFFTFFITFIVAFVNDKFIEPKLNEFLPEEEVEEDFDTSLSIEENKGLKYAGIGFIVSFAIIALLSVPSWGPLRNPTTGLLLLGWSPLLSAIVPVICFIFFIPGLFYGIAAGKIRNDKDLMSLLFKALDGFGAFIVLCFFSSIFISWFAYSQLGTIIAAEGGKFLSRIGLTGMPLVIAFILFCAFANLFIGSMTSKYVLLAPIFLPMLHKMGISPELAQLAYRLGDSSTNVISPLMSYFALILIYCNKYNKKFGLGDLITYMIPHALAILVSSIIFFGIWITFNLPIGFGTTNFL; from the coding sequence ATGTCAGAAACAAATTTAAACAAAAAAGGACTTTTGGGAAAGATAGCTGTCATTGCAAATAAGCTTCCACATCCTGTAACTATTTTCATTATTTTTTCAATTACAATCGCGATTTTATCTGTCATTCTTTCAAAAATGGGAGTATCAGTAGAAATAGAAACGATTAACCGTTCTACTAAGGCAATAGAATTACAAAGATTTGCTGTAAAAAATCTTCTTAATTCAGAAGGAATTAGATGGATATTTGAATCTGCAGTTAAAAATTTCATATCTTTTGAACCTTTAGGAGTAGTACTTTTCTTTTCATTATTTTTCAATTTTTTAAATGAAGTTGGTTTATTCCCTAGTTTTCTAAAAAAAGCTATGAAAAAAATTAATGGAAAATATGTTTCTTTCTTTATAGCATTTTTAGGTGTAAATTCATCTTTTGCTGGAGATATTGGTTATGTTTTAGTAGTTCCAATAGCTGGTATTTTGTATAAACAATTAAAAAGAAATCCAATAGCTGGTGTTCTTTTAGGATTCAGTGCTACATCAGCTGGATTTGCAGCTTGTCTTGTTTCCATTGATGCACTTTTAGGAGGACTTTCTACAGCAGCAATCAGCATAGTTGATTCTTCTTATGTTGTTACTCCTCTTGCTAACTCAATATTTATGTTTTTCTTCACATTCTTCATCACTTTCATAGTAGCCTTTGTAAATGACAAATTTATTGAGCCTAAATTAAATGAATTTTTACCTGAAGAAGAAGTTGAAGAAGATTTTGATACTTCTCTAAGCATTGAAGAAAATAAAGGGCTTAAATATGCTGGGATTGGATTTATAGTTTCATTTGCAATAATTGCACTTCTATCTGTTCCATCATGGGGACCATTAAGAAATCCAACTACTGGTCTTCTTCTACTAGGTTGGAGTCCTCTTCTGTCAGCAATAGTTCCTGTAATCTGTTTTATTTTCTTTATTCCAGGATTATTTTATGGAATTGCAGCTGGTAAAATTAGAAATGATAAGGATTTAATGTCTTTACTTTTTAAAGCTTTAGATGGTTTTGGTGCATTTATAGTTTTATGCTTCTTCTCTTCTATCTTTATATCTTGGTTTGCTTACAGTCAACTAGGAACTATCATTGCAGCTGAAGGAGGAAAATTTCTTTCTAGAATAGGTCTTACTGGAATGCCATTAGTTATTGCATTTATATTATTCTGTGCTTTTGCCAATCTATTTATTGGTTCTATGACTAGCAAATACGTTCTTTTAGCTCCAATATTCCTTCCTATGCTTCATAAGATGGGAATATCTCCAGAATTGGCTCAGTTAGCTTATAGACTAGGAGATTCATCTACAAATGTAATTTCTCCTCTGATGAGTTATTTTGCTCTTATATTGATTTACTGTAATAAATACAATAAAAAGTTTGGTCTTGGTGACCTCATTACATACATGATCCCTCATGCCCTGGCTATTCTTGTTTCAAGTATTATCTTCTTTGGAATCTGGATAACTTTCAACCTCCCAATAGGGTTTGGGACAACAAATTTCCTATAA
- a CDS encoding DUF134 domain-containing protein, with translation MPRGKKRRCCRILENETIFKPTGIPLSEMKIVELELDELEAVRLSDYEGKSQIETGEIMGVSRGTVQRLLASGRKKIMDGFLHSKAIKLKNTYSNYKDEKIENGDDENE, from the coding sequence ATGCCTAGAGGTAAAAAAAGAAGATGCTGCAGAATATTAGAAAATGAAACTATATTTAAGCCAACAGGAATACCATTATCAGAGATGAAAATAGTAGAATTAGAACTAGATGAATTAGAAGCTGTAAGATTATCTGATTATGAAGGAAAAAGTCAAATTGAAACAGGAGAGATAATGGGTGTATCAAGAGGAACTGTACAAAGATTATTAGCTTCTGGAAGAAAAAAGATAATGGATGGATTTTTACACTCAAAAGCAATAAAGCTAAAAAATACATACTCAAACTATAAAGATGAAAAAATAGAAAATGGAGATGATGAAAATGAGTAA
- a CDS encoding 2-oxoacid:acceptor oxidoreductase family protein, which translates to MKEIFEIRWHGRGGQGAKTASLLLADAAFSGGMFVQGFPEYGPERMGAPITAYNRISKDRVTVHSNIYEPDFVVVVDETLIESVDVTKGLKEDGAIIINSSKPASEFKALLKGYKGRVCTCDARTISEETLGKNFPNTPMLGAVVKVSGVMEEKAFLEAMENSFAHKFASKPEVLKGNMAALVRSMNEVKE; encoded by the coding sequence ATGAAAGAAATTTTTGAAATAAGATGGCATGGAAGAGGTGGGCAAGGAGCCAAAACGGCTTCTTTACTTTTGGCAGATGCAGCATTCAGTGGTGGAATGTTCGTTCAAGGGTTCCCAGAGTATGGACCTGAAAGAATGGGAGCTCCGATTACTGCTTACAATCGTATCTCTAAAGATAGAGTTACTGTTCACTCTAATATCTATGAACCTGATTTTGTAGTTGTTGTTGATGAAACTCTTATTGAAAGTGTAGATGTTACTAAAGGTCTTAAAGAGGATGGAGCTATCATTATCAATAGTTCTAAGCCTGCTTCTGAATTTAAAGCTCTTTTAAAAGGATACAAAGGAAGAGTATGTACTTGTGATGCAAGAACTATTTCTGAGGAAACTCTTGGGAAAAACTTCCCTAACACTCCTATGCTTGGAGCAGTTGTAAAAGTAAGTGGAGTTATGGAAGAAAAAGCTTTCCTAGAAGCAATGGAAAACTCTTTTGCGCACAAATTTGCAAGTAAACCAGAAGTACTAAAAGGAAATATGGCTGCATTAGTACGTTCTATGAATGAGGTGAAAGAATAA
- a CDS encoding MATE family efflux transporter, with amino-acid sequence MEKNVVLKSFIKYVTLNVMGMIGFSCYILADTYFISKGMGADGLTSLNLAIPVYTFINGTGLMIGIGGGAKYAVLKAKGNNEEADNMFNYSIKSGILTGVIFFLAGIFLGDRISHMLGTDNVTFNMTSTYLKTIMSFAPLFILNNIFLAFVRNDGDPKLSMGAMVIGSLSNIILDYVFIFLLDLGMFGAAFATGLAPVISMGFLSIHLLRKRNKFHLKKIKIKFEKIRELCGTGASSFITEISSGIVLIIFNMVILELKGNIGVAAYGVVANLALVVIAVFTGVAQGIQPLVSKSYGSKDKEQLYYILKYSLILSVVIAVVIYGVVLSSADTLVSIFNKKENKELALLAINGLHIYFTGFIFAGINIVSAVFFSSIEHSKTGFLISIVRGFVAIIPSVWILAHIFGMTGVWLSFPTAETFAAILVLYFMFNNRKLFKK; translated from the coding sequence ATGGAAAAAAATGTTGTGCTTAAATCTTTTATCAAGTATGTGACTTTAAATGTAATGGGGATGATAGGATTCTCCTGCTATATTCTTGCAGATACTTATTTTATATCCAAAGGAATGGGAGCAGATGGACTTACATCTTTGAATCTGGCTATTCCTGTTTATACTTTTATTAATGGAACAGGATTGATGATAGGAATAGGTGGTGGAGCAAAATACGCAGTGCTGAAAGCTAAAGGAAATAATGAAGAAGCAGATAATATGTTTAACTATTCAATAAAAAGTGGAATTTTAACAGGAGTTATTTTCTTTTTAGCAGGAATATTTTTAGGGGACAGGATAAGTCATATGCTTGGTACAGATAATGTAACATTCAATATGACAAGTACTTATCTTAAAACAATTATGAGCTTTGCTCCTTTATTTATATTGAATAATATCTTTTTAGCTTTTGTGCGTAATGATGGAGATCCTAAACTTTCCATGGGTGCAATGGTTATTGGGAGTCTTTCAAACATAATTTTAGATTATGTATTTATATTCCTTTTAGATTTGGGAATGTTTGGAGCTGCTTTTGCTACTGGGCTTGCTCCAGTGATTAGTATGGGGTTTTTATCAATTCATTTACTAAGAAAAAGAAACAAATTTCATTTAAAAAAGATAAAAATAAAATTTGAGAAAATAAGAGAGCTATGTGGAACAGGAGCTTCCTCATTTATTACAGAAATTTCTTCAGGAATAGTACTGATAATATTTAATATGGTAATTTTGGAATTGAAAGGGAATATAGGTGTAGCTGCATATGGAGTAGTTGCAAATCTTGCTCTAGTAGTAATAGCAGTATTTACAGGTGTAGCTCAAGGAATACAGCCACTGGTAAGTAAAAGCTATGGAAGTAAAGACAAAGAACAGCTATATTATATTTTAAAATATTCATTGATTCTTTCTGTGGTCATAGCTGTAGTTATTTATGGAGTGGTATTATCATCAGCAGATACTTTAGTTTCAATATTTAATAAGAAAGAAAATAAAGAACTTGCATTATTAGCAATAAATGGGCTTCATATATATTTTACAGGTTTTATATTTGCAGGAATAAATATAGTATCAGCAGTATTTTTCAGTTCTATTGAGCATTCAAAAACAGGTTTTTTAATATCAATAGTAAGAGGATTTGTTGCTATAATACCATCAGTATGGATACTGGCACATATTTTTGGAATGACAGGGGTATGGTTGTCTTTTCCAACAGCAGAAACTTTTGCTGCAATATTAGTGCTTTATTTCATGTTCAACAATAGAAAATTATTTAAGAAATAA
- a CDS encoding 4Fe-4S binding protein: MKNKAGVPITEDISWRDITPGGVVYEAGSAQHFRTGDWRSMKPVLLRDKCIDCLLCVPCCPDSAIPVKDGKRLEFDMDHCKGCGICVKACPFKAIELIKE, from the coding sequence ATGAAAAATAAAGCTGGTGTACCAATTACTGAAGATATTAGCTGGAGAGATATAACTCCTGGTGGAGTAGTTTATGAAGCTGGAAGTGCTCAGCACTTCAGAACAGGGGACTGGAGATCAATGAAACCAGTTCTTTTGAGAGATAAATGTATTGACTGTCTTCTATGTGTTCCTTGCTGCCCAGATTCAGCAATACCTGTAAAAGATGGAAAAAGATTAGAGTTTGATATGGATCATTGCAAAGGATGTGGAATTTGTGTTAAAGCATGTCCATTCAAAGCAATAGAATTGATAAAAGAGTAG
- a CDS encoding single-stranded DNA-binding protein: MNLVVLTGRLTRDPELKFGQSGKAYSRFSLAVDRPFQKGEADFINCVAFGKTAELIGEYLRKGRKVGVTGRLQMNRYEANGEKRTSYDVLVENIEFLEAKSSGDSAGYEPHDYAAAAPASAPKPSVKEADEAPFDDDDEFPF, from the coding sequence ATGAACTTAGTTGTTTTAACTGGAAGATTAACTAGAGACCCTGAATTGAAATTTGGGCAAAGTGGAAAGGCATACTCTAGATTTTCACTTGCAGTAGATAGACCATTCCAAAAAGGTGAAGCTGATTTTATCAATTGCGTAGCTTTTGGAAAAACTGCTGAACTTATAGGAGAATATTTAAGAAAAGGAAGAAAAGTTGGAGTTACTGGAAGACTTCAAATGAATAGATATGAAGCAAATGGAGAAAAAAGAACAAGCTATGATGTACTTGTTGAAAATATTGAATTCTTAGAAGCTAAGAGTTCTGGAGATTCTGCTGGTTATGAGCCTCATGACTATGCAGCAGCTGCTCCTGCCTCAGCTCCTAAGCCATCTGTAAAAGAAGCTGATGAAGCTCCTTTTGATGATGATGACGAATTTCCATTCTAA
- the porA gene encoding pyruvate ferredoxin oxidoreductase, whose product MSIRERMSGNEAIAIAMRQINPDVVPAFPITPSTEIPQYFSQYVADGSVDSEFIPVESEHSAMSAAMGSQAAGARTMTATSSCGLALMWEMLYVVASARLPVTLACVNRALTGPININADHSDSMGARDAGWIQLYSETNQEAYDNMLQANRIGEHPDVQLPVMVCQDGFITSHAVENIELLEDDKAKAFVGEYNPEDYLLNAKRPTAVGPYDIVSYYMEHKVSQAHAMMNAKKVILEVAAEYEKLTGRKYGLFEEYKLDDAEVAIVVINSTAGTAKAAIEEMRKEGKKVGLLKIRVFRPFPMEEIAQALKNVKMVAVMDKCEGFSAAGGPVFAEVRSALYDCSPRPKMINYVYGLGGRDITVNHIKEIFNTLLAEKDQEVKDTYRHFGVRG is encoded by the coding sequence ATGAGTATAAGAGAAAGAATGTCAGGAAACGAAGCTATTGCAATAGCAATGAGACAAATAAATCCAGATGTAGTACCTGCTTTTCCAATCACTCCATCAACAGAGATACCACAATATTTCTCTCAATATGTTGCTGATGGATCAGTAGACAGTGAATTTATTCCAGTAGAATCAGAGCACAGCGCTATGTCGGCTGCAATGGGATCACAAGCAGCAGGAGCTAGAACTATGACTGCTACTTCATCATGCGGACTTGCATTGATGTGGGAAATGCTTTATGTTGTAGCTTCTGCAAGACTTCCTGTAACTTTAGCATGTGTTAACAGAGCTCTTACAGGACCTATCAATATCAATGCAGACCATAGTGATTCTATGGGTGCAAGAGATGCTGGATGGATTCAGCTATACAGTGAAACAAATCAAGAAGCTTATGACAATATGCTTCAAGCTAACAGAATAGGAGAACATCCAGATGTTCAACTTCCTGTTATGGTATGTCAGGATGGATTCATCACAAGCCATGCTGTTGAAAATATAGAATTATTAGAAGACGACAAAGCTAAAGCTTTTGTTGGAGAATACAACCCAGAAGATTATCTTCTAAATGCTAAAAGACCTACAGCAGTAGGACCATATGATATTGTTTCTTACTATATGGAACATAAAGTAAGCCAAGCTCATGCTATGATGAATGCTAAAAAAGTAATTCTTGAAGTAGCAGCAGAATATGAAAAACTTACTGGAAGAAAATATGGACTGTTTGAAGAATATAAATTAGATGATGCAGAAGTTGCAATAGTGGTTATCAACTCAACTGCTGGAACAGCTAAAGCAGCTATAGAAGAAATGAGAAAAGAAGGTAAAAAAGTTGGACTTCTAAAAATCAGAGTATTCAGACCATTCCCAATGGAGGAAATAGCACAAGCGCTTAAAAATGTAAAAATGGTAGCAGTAATGGATAAATGCGAAGGATTCTCAGCAGCTGGAGGACCAGTATTTGCAGAGGTAAGATCAGCTCTTTATGACTGCAGCCCAAGACCAAAAATGATCAACTATGTATATGGACTTGGAGGAAGAGATATAACTGTAAATCATATAAAAGAGATCTTTAATACTCTATTGGCAGAGAAAGATCAAGAAGTAAAAGATACATATAGACATTTTGGTGTAAGAGGGTAG
- a CDS encoding DUF3298 domain-containing protein, whose amino-acid sequence MKKIFFSMLVVLFAACGGAKDITVDKLSFEKKSDAFSYNITVPQIKDSGNKNVEELNEELASDAKALIDSIEKGEEDTPEFYEEGFETFKNSFEVTSILMGSYGISKGDAHGYGASQSINIRNKDGRIITFDDVFTKEGEAYLNEQVKAAVQGNSDRVVLNSNGDKVTIFFDEPEINIRNASMYFELDDICFLFETYELTPNSEGKPVFRFPKTEIQSFLLK is encoded by the coding sequence ATGAAAAAAATATTTTTCTCAATGTTAGTTGTGTTATTTGCTGCTTGTGGAGGTGCCAAAGATATAACAGTGGACAAACTTTCTTTTGAAAAGAAAAGTGACGCTTTCTCATATAATATTACTGTTCCTCAAATAAAAGATTCAGGAAATAAAAATGTAGAGGAATTAAATGAAGAGCTTGCTTCTGATGCAAAGGCACTTATTGATTCAATAGAAAAAGGAGAAGAGGATACACCTGAATTCTATGAGGAAGGATTTGAAACTTTTAAAAATTCATTTGAAGTTACTTCAATATTAATGGGATCATATGGAATCTCAAAAGGAGATGCACATGGATATGGAGCATCACAAAGTATTAATATAAGAAATAAAGATGGAAGAATTATTACTTTTGATGATGTTTTTACAAAAGAGGGAGAAGCATATTTGAATGAACAAGTGAAAGCTGCAGTTCAAGGAAATAGTGATAGAGTAGTTTTAAATTCAAATGGAGATAAAGTTACAATATTTTTTGATGAACCTGAAATAAATATTAGAAATGCTTCTATGTATTTTGAATTAGATGACATATGTTTCCTTTTTGAAACTTATGAGTTAACACCTAATTCAGAAGGGAAGCCAGTATTTAGATTTCCAAAAACAGAAATACAAAGTTTCTTACTGAAATAG
- a CDS encoding NifB/NifX family molybdenum-iron cluster-binding protein — MSNEILRVGFSTNDEVMLEGHFGHCEKFVIYTIENGKAVKKEIVATPEHAPGVFPKFIAEQKVNVVITGGMGQKAIDMLKANGTEVILGASGKIEDILKTYLEGTLVSNGVACAHHHHDHHEEHNCKH; from the coding sequence ATGAGTAATGAAATTTTAAGAGTAGGATTTTCAACAAATGATGAGGTAATGTTGGAAGGGCATTTTGGACATTGTGAGAAATTTGTTATATATACTATTGAAAATGGAAAAGCTGTAAAAAAAGAAATTGTAGCTACGCCAGAACATGCACCAGGAGTATTTCCTAAATTCATAGCTGAACAAAAAGTTAATGTAGTTATTACTGGTGGAATGGGACAAAAAGCTATTGATATGCTAAAAGCTAATGGAACAGAAGTTATACTTGGAGCAAGTGGAAAAATAGAAGATATATTAAAAACGTATCTTGAAGGAACTCTTGTTTCAAATGGAGTTGCTTGTGCACATCACCATCATGATCATCATGAGGAACATAACTGTAAACACTAA